A window of Strigops habroptila isolate Jane chromosome 5, bStrHab1.2.pri, whole genome shotgun sequence contains these coding sequences:
- the ZNF142 gene encoding zinc finger protein 142 isoform X1 codes for MSAEGAVSEGASREMEALCSGLLLPTPGEAGAVGSSAVANTSPAAAPPLTASQDLLLGEASVPGEGAPAEGSNVEIFIEAVAGNMALSNPSATEVLVKVVELYFCERCGQSFPEAFLLSQHRCLLLASPGHLELPGGLVASASKGQSAPAGPEQPRADTQEGSTPERLLCPVCQEAFTQPSELKEHFRTHRAPLGALPCPEEGCCFATQDRKQLRSHLRRLHGASPVSCSYRACPLLFPSHRAMEQHHRTHFPFHCGHCDFVTANAKLFWQHRKGHAVEPPTETPAAGGPPGSAPHSLEQRCVPPSAAEGQEEAGNCSPGWEATAAEARPAKPAGTREGSVECRKASGGEEDSDSGGDESPEEDGESPCEGETKEDGKAAPEKTRVPWTQHFKGDVTEGSEYLYKTHMCPECKRCFKKRTHLVEHLHLHFPDPTLQCPNCHKYFTSKSKLKIHMMRETGEKTHRCPLCHYSSVEKNALNRHMASMHEDISNFYSDVYSCPVCDEKFRLSQALKEHLKTHKAEPKRLSCFHGGCDYCAEDRKEFVRHLKDAHGIKAVECKYHACSLLFGTAEAMEAHRKTHYAFHCQQCDFICSNKHVFRKHKKQGHPGSEQLQCSFCPYATFNPVEFHDHVGKMHANEKIHKCSECAFATAHKRVLIRHMLLHTGEKPHKCELCDFTCRDVSYLSKHMLTHSNDKNFMCTECGYITKWKHYLNVHMRKHTGDLRYQCNQCSYRCHRADQLSSHKLRHQGKSLICEVCGFACKRKYELQKHMQAKHSQNYQVPVFQCQYCAYQTKYKQALLNHENCKHTKQKEFRCALCSYCTFSNTSLFFHKRKIHGYVPGDKDWLENYASKELEISSPEALFGYELGAALRADASSPLTGKEQWAKAKPSQLESQEEEGYQQEFVVPLLGQDATPAESSSEAERGVGEGEQSCPRAGDTLGDDCVQGDAAAGSAELAAPGDGAESCAVHLEALNIPSEPLLEHLTEETCTAQPESVEMLSCKEPPTACEMVGAQDDLGLEDNDNTLEDIPDFEEEETDVQEDEALGLEGSATAGGSQRKDALRQATGHLEESCSDHHKLVADTEMRETRQPELPGAWLCVLKTAEQSHPPVPEDMVTSSDDARGGSELVLKALRKQDKEQAETLVLEGRVQMLVVQSESQIFKCEKCSYVTRKEKSLSLHSKASCQSRRAPLVCRKCGAGFKQQRGLNTHLLKKCPVLLKNSKILKPAGQEPPGLCQPADNGAEMTESKKGGSEESGHAENPWEVELLPDKTQARGSPLAAECASDCPAPERSLPGDSTEVAEEPPQQGDGADSAGAACPLQLGKPLEKYRLEGGKLHCNACSFVCSRVSTITSHVEDGCRSLEQFWCSLCPEAFRSRRALKSHCAEKHIMHPKEDGPRSTELPVGNPATTETSQPSKLLLGAAPLKATLPKRRRFSCPTCPFTCHQERAMKTHKKRGCVTLSEFRCASCPFTSKVAKALRLHRKLHRKHYSKRPQLQCRQCEFTCKQARCLRQHVRIKHEGVKPHKCRYCEFSTTRRYRLEAHQSLHTGVGRIACGICSQTFGTNSKLRIHRLRVHEKTPTHFCPLCDYSSYLQNDITRHVNSCHRGELNFGCSRCEARFSSETALKQHVLRRHEEKVSYGCPRCGFVCHSEATLKCHVQKQHPHLECSTCKETFATREALEEHKTQHFSHRCELCSFAAKERQQLVRHYMESHEPATPQDKPLRCPFCDFTCCHQLVFDQHMKGHGGTRVYKCSDCEYTTKNRQKITWHIRIHTGEKPYKCHLCKYACADPSRLKYHMRIHKEERKYLCPDCGYKCKWVNQLKYHMTKHTGLKPYRCDECEYRTNRADALRVHKETRHQEARSFICEQCGKAFKTRFLLKTHLKKHSEEKPYVCNVCGRAFRWAAGLRHHYLTHTNEHPFFCRYCPYKAKQKFQVIKHIQRHHPERGAGDPSQGVGKDPSTPTVHLHAVQRERRAEGPPGFEEERGCPTEKSGTLQ; via the exons ATGAGTGCAGAAGGGGCCGTGTCTGAGGGTGCCAGCAGGGAGATGGAGGCCCTGTGCtcggggctgctcctgcccacaccaggagaggcaggagctgtgggaagCTCTGCTGTGGCCAACACCAGCCCGGCCGCGGCACCCCCGCTGACTGCCAGCCAGGacttgctgctgggagaggcatcagtgcctggggaaggggctCCTGCTGAAGGAAGCAACGTGGAAATATTCATTGAGGCAGTGGCTGGCAACATGGCGCTGAGCAACCCCAGTGCCACAG AGGTACTGGTCAAAGTGGTGGAGCTGTATTTCTGCGAGAGGTGCGGCCAGAGCTTCCCAGAGGCCTTCCTGCTGTCCCAGCACCGGTGCCTGCTGCTGGCCTCCCCAGGGCACCTGGAGCTGCCTGGGGGACTGGTGGCTTCTGCCAGCAAAGGCCAGAGTGCGCCAGCGGGCCCGGAGCAACCCAGAGCTGACACACAGGAGGGCTCCACTCCCGAGCGCCTGCTGTGCCCTGTCTGTCAGGAGGCGTTCACACAGCCCAGTGAGCTCAAGGAGCACTTCAGGACACACCGTGCCCCGCTGggagccctgccctgccctgagGAGGGCTGCTGCTTCGCCACACAGGACCGCAAGCAGCTGCGCAGCCACCTGCGCCGCCTGCACGGGGCCTCCCCCGTCTCCTGCTCCTACCGTGCCTGCCCGCTGCTCTTCCCCAGCCACCGCGCCATGGAGCAGCACCACCGCACACACTTCCCCTTCCACTGCGGCCACTGCGACTTCGTCACAGCCAATGCCAAGCTCTTCTGGCAGCACAGGAAGGGCCACGCTGTGGAGCCTCCCACCGAGACACCTGCAGCTGGTGGCCCCCCTGGctcagctccccacagccttGAGCAGCGCTGTGTCCCACCATCAG cagcagaaggacaggaggaggcagggaattgcagccctggctgggaaGCCACTGCAGCAGAAGCCAGGCCAGCAAAGCCTGCAGGCACCAGGGAGGGCTCCGTGGAGTGTCGGAAAGCATCAGGTGGAGAAGAGGACTCAGACAGTGGTGGGGACGAGTCACCGGAGGAGGATGGTGAGAGCCCCTGTGAAGGCGAGACCAAAGAGGATGGGAAAGCAGCTCCTGAGAAAACCAGAGTGCCATGGACACAGCACTTCAAAG GGGATGTCACGGAGGGCTCCGAGTACCTCTACAAAACCCACATGTGCCCTGAGTGCAAGCGGTGCTTCAAGAAGCGGACACACCTGGTGGAGCACCTCCACCTGCACTTCCCCGACCCCACCCTGCAGTGCCCCAACTGCCACAAGTACTTTAccagcaaaagcaaactgaaaatccACATGATGCGAGAGACAGGCGAGAAGACCCATCGCTGCCCGCTCTGCCACTACAGCTCAGTGGAGAAGAATGCCCTCAACCGCCACATGGCCAGCATGCACGAGGACATCTCCAACTTCTACTCCGATGTTTACTCCTGCCCTGTCTGTGACGAGAAGTTTCGGCTCAGCCAGGCTCTCAAAGAGCACTTGAAGACTCACAAAGCTGAGCCCAAGAGGCTGAGCTGCTTCCACGGGGGCTGCGACTACTGCGCAGAGGACAGGAAGGAGTTTGTCCGTCACCTCAAGGACGCCCATGGCATCAAGGCAGTGGAGTGCAAGTACCACGCCTGCTCGCTGCTCTTCGGCACAGCTGAGGCCATGGAGGCTCACCGAAAAACCCACTACGCCTTCCACTGCCAGCAGTGCGACTTCATCTGCTCCAACAAGCACGTTTTCCGCAAGCACAAGAAGCAGGGTCACCCGGGCAGCGAGCAGCTCCAGTGCAGCTTCTGCCCCTACGCCACGTTCAACCCTGTGGAGTTTCACGACCATGTGGGCAAGATGCACGCCAATGAGAAGATCCACAAGTGCAGCGAGTGCGCCTTCGCCACCGCGCACAAGAGGGTGCTCATCCGGCACATGCTGCTGCACACCG GAGAGAAGCCTCACAAGTGTGAGCTCTGCGACTTCACATGCCGGGACGTGAGCTACCTGTCCAAGCACATGCTGACCCACTCCAACGATAAGAACTTCATGTGCACCGAGTGCGGGTACATTACCAAGTGGAAGCACTACCTGAATGTCCACATGCGCAAGCACACTGGTGACCTCCG GTACCAGTGCAACCAGTGCTCGTACCGGTGCCACCGTGCTGACCAGCTGAGCAGCCACAAGCTGCGGCACCAAGGCAAAAGTCTGATCTGCGAGGTGTGCGGCTTTGCCTGCAAGCGCAAGTATGAGCTGCAGAAGCACATGCAGGCGAAGCACTCACAGAACTACCAGGTGCCTGTTTTCCAGTGCCAGTACTGCGCTTACCAGACCAAGTACAAGCAGGCGCTGCTGAACCACGAGAACTGCAAGCACACCAAGCAGAAGGAGTTTCGCTGTGCCCTCTGCTCCTACTGCACCTTCAGCAACACCAGCCTCTTCTTCCACAAGCGCAAGATTCATGGCTATGTCCCTGGTGACAAGGACTGGCTGGAAAACTACGCCAGCAAGGAGCTAGAGATCAGCTCACCTGAGGCACTTTTTGGCTACGAGCTCGGTGCAGCCCTGCGTGCGGATGCCAGCTCTCCCCTCACCGGAAAGGAGCAGTGGGCAAAGGCAAAGCCATCCCAGCTGGAATCTCAGGAGGAAGAGGGCTATCAGCAAGAATTCGTGGTGCCCCTCCTTGGGCAGGATGCCActccagcagagagcagcagcgAGGCAGAGAGAGGTGTAGGTGAGGGGGAGCAGAGCTGTCCCAGGGCTGGTGATACCCTAGGAGATGACTGTGTGCAAGGAGATGCTGCCGCAGGCTCAGCTGAGCTCGCTGctcctggggatggggcagagagCTGCGCTGTGCACTTGGAAGCACTGAACATCCCATCTGAGCCCCTCCTGGAGCATTTGACTGAAGAAACCTGCACGGCACAGCCAGAGAGTGTGGAAATGCTGTCCTGCAAGGAGCCTCCCACAGCCTGTGAGATGGTGGGTGCTCAGGATGACCTTGGCTTGGAGGACAATGACAATACGCTTGAAGACATCCCAGACTttgaggaagaggagacagaTGTACAGGAAGATGAGGCACTGGGGCTGGAGGGCAGCGCAACGGCAGGAGGCAGCCAGAGAAAAGATGCCCTAAGGCAGGCCACAGGCCATCTCGAGGAGTCATGCTCAGACCACCACAAGCTGGTGGCAGATACTGAGATGAGAGAGACCAGGCAACCTGAGCTTCCAGGGGCCTGGCTCTGCGTGCTGAAGACAGCAGAGCAAAGCCACCCGCCTGTCCCAGAGGACATGGTCACCTCTAGTGATGATGCCAGGGGCGGCTCGGAGTTGGTGCTGAAGGCTCTGCGGAagcaggacaaggagcaggCGGAGACACTGGTGCTGGAGGGCAGGGTGCAGATGCTGGTGGTGCAGTCAGAGAGCCAGATCTTTAAGTGTGAGAAGTGCTCATACGTCACGCGGAAGGAGAAGTCGCTGTCCCTGCACTCTAAAGCCAGCTGCCAGAGCCGCCGGGCCCCGCTTGTGTGCCGCAAGTGCGGCGCCGGCTTTAAGCAGCAAAGGGGGCTCAACACCCACCTCCTCAAGAAGTGCCCAGTTCTCCTGAAGAACAGCAAGATCCTCAAACCAGCTGGGCAGGAGCCACCTGGGCTGTGCCAGCCTGCTGATAATGGTGCAGAAATGACAGAGAGCAAGAAGGGAGGCTCAGAGGAGTCTGGGCATGCTGAGAACCCTTGGGAAGTTGAGCTGCTTCCTGATAAAACACAGGCAAGAGGCAGTCCTTTGGCTGCGGAATGTGCATCGGACTGTCCTGCCCCTGAGAGGTCCCTGCCAGGTGACAGCACAGAGGTGGCAGAAGAGCCTCCCCAGCAAGGGGATGGAGCTGACTCAGCTGGAGCTGCTTGTCCCCTCCAGCTTGGGAAACCCTTGGAGAAATACCggctggagggagggaagctgCACTGCAATGCCTGCTCCTTTGTGTGCTCCCGTGTCTCCACCATCACCTCCCACGTGGAAGACGGGTGCCGAAGCCTGGAGCAGTTCTGGTGCTCCCTGTGCCCTGAGGCCTTCCGCTCCCGGCGGGCCCTCAAGAGTCACTGTGCTGAGAAGCACATCATGCATCCCAAGGAGGATGGACCCCGAAGCACCGAGCTCCCCGTGGGGAACCCGGCCACCACTGAGACAAGCCAACCCAGCAAGCTCCTGCTGGGTGCAGCCCCTCTTAAAGCCACCCTGCCTAAGAGGAGACGTTTCTCCTGCCCCACCTGCCCCTTCACCTGCCACCAGGAACGGGCCATGAAGACACACAAGAAGAGAGGCTGTGTGACCCTGAGTGAGTTCCGCTGTGCCTCCTGCCCCTTCACCTCCAAGGTGGCCAAAGCGCTGCGGCTGCACCGCAAGCTGCACCGCAAGCACTACAGCAAGCGGCCGCAGCTGCAGTGCCGCCAGTGCGAGTTCACCTGCAAGCAGGCCCGCTGCCTGCGGCAGCACGTCCGCATCAAGCACGAGGGGGTGAAGCCGCACAAGTGCCGCTACTGCGAGTTCAGCACCACGCGGCGCTACCGCCTGGAGGCCCACCAATCCCTGCACACCGGCGTGGGGCGCATCGCCTGCGGCATCTGCAGCCAGACCTTCGGCACCAACTCCAAGCTGCGCATCCACCGCCTGCGGGTGCACGAGAAGACACCCACCCACTTCTGCCCGCTCTGCGACTACAGCAGCTACCTGCAGAACGACATCACCCGCCACGTCAACAGCTGCCACCGCGGCGAGCTCAACTTCGGCTGCTCCCGCTGCGAGGCTCGCTTCAGCTCCGAGACGGCCCTCAAGCAGCACGTCCTGCGGCGGCATGAGGAGAAGGTGTCCTACGGCTGCCCCCGCTGCGGCTTCGTGTGCCACAGCGAGGCCACGCTCAAGTGCCACGTGCAGAAGCAGCACCCGCACCTGGAGTGCAGCACTTGCAAGGAGACCTTTGCCACGCGGGAGGCGCTGGAGGAGCACAAGACGCAGCATTTCAGCCACCGCTGTGAGCTGTGCAGCTTCGCGGCCAAGGAGCGGCAGCAGCTGGTGCGGCACTACATGGAGAGCCACGAGCCGGCCACCCCCCAGGACAAACCTCTGCGCTGTCCCTTCTGCGACTTTACCTGCTGCCACCAGCTCGTCTTCGACCAGCACATGAAGGGCCACGGGGGCACCCGCGTGTACAAGTGCTCGGACTGCGAGTACACCACCAAGAACAGGCAGAAGATCACGTGGCACATCCGCATCCACACCGGCGAGAAGCCCTACAAGTGCCACCTCTGTAAATACGCCTGCGCCGACCCCTCGCGTCTCAAG TACCACATGCGGATCCACAAGGAGGAGCGGAAATACCTCTGCCCTGACTGCGGCTACAAGTGCAAGTGGGTGAACCAGCTCAAGTACCACATGACAAAGCACACAG GCCTAAAGCCGTACCGCTGTGATGAGTGCGAGTACCGCACCAACCGGGCAGACGCCCTGCGGGTGCACAAGGAGACACGGCACCAGGAGGCTCGCTCCTTCATCTGTGAGCAGTGTGGCAAGGCCTTCAAGACTCGTTTCCTCCTCAAGACCCACCTGAAGAAGCACAGCGAGGAGAAGCCCTATGTCTGCAATGTCTGCGGGCGAGCTTTCCGCTGGGCAGCCGGCCTGCGCCACCATTACCTGACCCACACCAACGAGCATCCCTTCTTCTGCCGCTACTGCCCCTACAAGGCCAAGCAGAAGTTCCAGGTCATCAAACACATCCAGCGGCATCACCCTGAGCGCGGGGCTGGTGACCCCAGCCAAGGGGTGGGCAaggaccccagcacccccacCGTGCACCTCCATGCTGTGCAGAGGGAGAGACGGGCCGAGGGCCCCCCTGGGTTCGAGGAGGAACGAGGGTGCCCCACAGAGAAGAGTGGCACTTTGCAGTGA